The Budorcas taxicolor isolate Tak-1 chromosome 25, Takin1.1, whole genome shotgun sequence genome includes a region encoding these proteins:
- the LOC128068814 gene encoding double C2-like domain-containing protein gamma has translation MAGRGRVSMQEHMAIDVSPGPIRPIRLISHYFPHFYPTTEPALQPPDPRPPVTPAHSAPQPQPDPEPEADSDDSTALGTLEFTLLFDVDSSTLHCTAHRAKGLKPPASGSVDTFVKANLLPGASKASQRRTHTVRGTRGPVWEETLTYHGFTLQDARRKTLRLCVCEDPWLRRRRRAPPLGELRVPLRKLVPNQARSFDVCLERPRLTKRPKSLDTARGMSLYEQEGEAEPASEERGRVLLSLCYGSQRGGLLVGVLRCAHLAPMDANGYSDPYVRLFLHPNAGKKWKYKTSVRKKTLNPEFNEEFFYAGPREELAQKTLLVSVWDYDMGTADDFIGGVQLSSRAGGERQQHWRECLGHSDRRLELWHPLDGAPLQLSD, from the exons atggcgggccgggggcgggtgAGCATGCAGGAGCACATGGCTATCGACGTGAGCCCAGGCCCCATCCGGCCCATCCGCCTCATCTCCCACTACTTCCCGCACTTCTACCCCACCACTGAGCCCGCCCTGCAGCCCCCAGACCCACGCCCTCCAGTGACCCCCGCCCACTCTGCACCCCAGCCCCAGCCGGACCCAGAGCCAGAGGCAGACTCAGACGACAGCA CCGCCCTTGGCACCCTTGAGTTCACGCTCCTTTTTGACGTGGACAGCAGCACCCTGCATTGCACGGCTCACCGTGCCAAG GGCCTCAAGCCACCGGCCTCGGGCTCTGTGGACACCTTCGTCAAAGCCAACCTGCTGCCCGGAGCCAGCAAG GCCAGCCAGCGGCGGACGCACACGGTTCGGGGCACGAGGGGTCCTGTCTGGGAGGAGACGCTCACCTATCATGGGTTCACCCTCCAGGATGCCCGGCGCAAGACCTTGCG GCTATGCGTGTGTGAAGACCCGTGGCTGCGGCGACGAAGGCGGGCGCCTCCCCTGGGAGAGCTGCGGGTGCCCCTGAGGAAGCTGGTGCCCAACCAGGCCAGGAGCTTCGACGTGTGTCTGGAGAGGCCCAGGCTg ACCAAGAGGCCCAAGAGCCTGGACACAGCACGTGGCATGTCTCTGTATGAG caggaggGGGAGGCGGAGCCAGCCTCGGAGGAGCGGGGGCGTGTCCTGCTGTCGCTGTGCTACGGCTCTCAGCGGGGTGGCCTGCTGGTGGGGGTGCTGCGCTGCGCCCACCTTGCCCCCATGGACGCCAACGGCTACTCGGACCCCTATGTCCGCCT TTTCCTGCATCCCAACgcaggaaagaaatggaaatacaagACCAGCGTCCGGAAGAAGACCCTGAACCCCGAGTTCAACGAG GAGTTCTTCTACGCAGGCCCGCGGGAGGAACTGGCCCAGAAGACACTGCTGGTGTCTGTATGGGATTATGACATGGGCACGGCTGATGACTTCATTG GTGGAGTGCAGCTGAGCAGCCGGGCCGGCGGGGAACGCCAGCAACACTGGCGCGAATGCCTGGGCCACAGTGACCGCAGGCTGGAGCTGTGGCACCCGCTGGACGGCGCGCCCCTCCAGCTCAGCGACTAG